From the Cloeon dipterum chromosome 4, ieCloDipt1.1, whole genome shotgun sequence genome, the window AAACTGACATGATCAGatgaaaaaacaaatgaatttatcgttttccttttttaggGTGTTCTCGATATTCTGTTTCAAAACGCAATTTAGGAAGATTTTTATAAAGCttagacattttttattcaagatttcatcaaaaatttaacaattaaaatatttttgtttattctttagTTATTAATGTTCAGATGGGTAAAGCTAGCGAAATACCAATAAATTATACCGAAATCATTGCAAtcattgagatttttattgtttaaaaagctttttttcagtaaaatgaAACAGTgtcaaattttccctttttgctcatttaaaaaataaaatttatgtttgtaTTTTCCAATCACTTTTCTGACATTTGATTTAAGTCAAATAATTCAGGAAGAACATTTTCACATAcgaatacaatttttagttgaggttcaaaaaggaaaattatattatttgaaataattaatccacATTGTTTTGGTTGGTGAGAATGAagttccaaatttttagattgaaaatcaaatttaattggttGTTTCTATCAAAAGGTCTATATTTTTGGACGATTTCctctacaaaaaattattggtctTTGGTTTGGTCAAATTATAACAGCACAACGAGTAGTTTTAGATAtaaaagggcaacaatttttggaattaaataaattttaaaataaagtcgATAGACGTCAGTTACCAAGTGTACGGTTGAGTTAATTTTCGTGATTTAAAAGATAactccaaataattttaatcattttcctcGTGTAAACTGTTGTTATCTCGTTACTtctgagaaatttatttattcttgctgGTTATCCATACACAATTCGCTAGCGCAAGCGTCAATTTGCAGAATTACAAGTGGAAGAGGAATGTAAATTGAAGTTTATCAGCGATTATTGCTTGCGTATGAGCACAACATGTAGATAGATAAGTCAGAGAAAGAACGCATGTATTGTGCGTGAGTGTATAATTAAAACGTCAAAAGGCACACGCGGGAATATTATTGTTGCAGGGctgtttggaattttgatcaaTCAGTGGAAACGTCGGATGACGATAATTACCGCCAATGCCGTATTAAATATAATCGCTTTCCGAAGAATCTGTATAGATCTACCTGCTGCGGAGTGTGAGAACGTGTGCTGTGCGCAGATGGGAGGTGAAGCCGCGCGGCCGGCGTGCATTTGTCCGATTTTGTTTTAGGAAAGATTGTGTGTGTGGGAGGGCCGCGAGacgaaaaagagagagaaacgcACGCGAGGGGAAGGGAAAAATTACCGACTCTGAGTTTAAAAGGTCACGGTCCGAGGTTATAAATGTTGGCATCAGCAGAGTACACACACATGGAGATTTCCAGCTCCTCGGCCAATAATTAGAGGTTTATAAAGAGCCGATCCGTACCTCCAGGTCGGCCGCGCGCGGTAAACCTTCCTCAGGTAGGCGCGCacgaggaggaggagggtTTATATCTTTTCCAGAGCTCACGCCACCACTATATGGCTGCTTTTGGTTCGCACGGTTCAAAAATAATGCTGGaatgtggaaaaaaataagagaGGAGCTCTCACTCCGTTCTCAACCCTTCCATTTAATTTCCTCCTGATCATTAAGCGTGTGTATAAGTTGGGTGGTAAGGTGCATCGGTGGTGGGGATCTGTCTGACCGAGAGCACAGAGCTGATTCAAAATCGGATAATTTGCTCAGTTTGCTTTGTGCGGGTGACCTGAACGGATATACCTCAACTCAACTGATTCTACTTGTACATAGCTCCAGCAGGTGCGTTCTGTTCCAAGTTTCGTTACTCAAAGAGATGTATCTCAGGCTAACATCAAATTTTCTAAAGaagataagaaaataatttttcagcaaaactACTTAagtctattttattttggctatgagctcaccgctGAACGGATAAAAttgggcccgagtggccgcagtgGAACTTTTGGGCCCAAAGTGGCCattttttcgcctccccgcaccgaggtcttttattgaaaagccagaaatttgtcctcaaagccgctggaaaggtgcgaaaaccagcaagtggaaAGTCTAAGCAGCCCGTTGAGatatttgagaatttcgagAAACGAACTATAACCacattttgccatctctgacattgggcagccagtattagatccgcgaacagctcaaatatctccaattgctttgacactgctgagaatacattaaaaatgcgagccaagAGGCTATGAAACAAgcggaaaattctttttttatataaaaattatttcgtttcCTCCtgaatttactttatttttaattttatgaaattgatttaattattaaatgctGTTCCAGACGACCAGAACAAATCAATCAGGAGGCACTCGTGGAGCAGCGTAAATGTGGAAAACAATCTTGAGGAAAGTGGGTTTTTAGAAAGAAGAAACCAAGAGGAATATGATTCAGCAGAGGATGAAGAAGAAAACAGACGCAGGGTAAGTTATCCCAAATTCctcaacttttttattttgcggagtaaaaataaaaaccaccgAAAAACAtttggcaaatatttgcattatttagaTTTCCTTCATTTTGCTAGCATATCTCAGAAATATAacgtttttactttttatgttCACATATATTTCCGCAATCGATTGATCATATAAATTACagagtaattaaaatcacgTCAGACGCAATTGCCATTTACAGCCTGCCGCAAGATCATGTTTGTTTTTCGCATATAAATCAATAAGGTAGTGCAAGAAAATTGAGctcgttaattaatttccacggTGCTTCATTTTCACCATTTCTGTCCACGTTGATTTATCGATTACGCTAAAACAAAGTCGAATGCGAATAAATCAAACGAAATTGGCATGGAATGCGATCAAGCGTAAGACCGGCGGCGCCTTGTCTCTTAATGGagctaattaaattgttaaggAGGGATCGATCAGGTACCCAAGGCGAAGCATTGCCGCTTATAAGGTGGCCGCGGCgagcgaaaaaataattaagatggCACACGGCCTGCGTGCGCGCCGCTCATGTAGGCCAATCAGTGTCATtaacaaacacaattaaaagtTACAACTTGCCATTCTAGTACTAATTAGCGGCATAATGCCGACAGGCTGCGAGGAAATGCGTGCAGCCGGCGACACAAGTGCGCCGGCTGGCTATAAAATCTTGCAACACTCATTTAGCCAGCCCCTTGCTTGATCTTAATTTGCAGCtagaaaaaatttcttgagtaataaatatttaaaagggcTTATTaagaaaagtgagaaaattaaatggttcGGTTTGATGCAGAGGAGCACTTAGTGGGTTGGGAAATGTGGATAGCATGTAGATAATCATGGTGACCATGAttaaaagtataaataaaaaaaacaagattaaAAGCTTTCCATAATAATGCTAAAAGCTTCTATCTTTATTAAATATGTGGAAACATAATTGTATAAAGCGATTTCAATTTGTTCCACACCTAGGAACACTTTTCAacacttttatttcttgtatcgcttcaaacaatttaagtgttttttttaactaaaaacctttggtcaggctttcgtGATTTTTATAAGATTAAAGCCATTTAAGtgcaagtttaaaataattaaagcaatTTCAATAATGTAAGCGGTTCGTCACTTCATCTGTGATATAACACATTAACCCACATCCTAAAAAACaatagtttaattattaaaataatgataattgcCAAGCggggttaatttaaatattaattaattaattaataacaaaatcgTTTCCTAGTTTGGgttaatttaccaaatttacattaaaatagaaatcaaataaatgtattaattattttatttaaaagacaaCTAAACCGGGAATTATTGGAGTAACTTTTATTACACTGTTTAAATTCAGCTTTACTGTCCTAAGAGACCTATGTTAATATACCAActagagtaaaaaatttgttttaataaaagttttaataaatattcttattCAATTCGAATTATTCATTTCTAGATAGATACTAGGCTGTCATAATTGtcagaagaattaaattcagcGACCTCGGTGTGTAGCGACTAGCGAGCTGTTTGTTTTCCCATATTTATTGAGTAGGACTTCtgcggaaattttgaaaaatgccgAGGAAGCTACATTAAATTCTTCTGacaatctaatttttcagacTCGCTCAAtttacttgtttattcttgctaattttcaatacagtaaaattaaatacatgtACTAAACTAAAATCATGGATTATTACAAATTACAgaagtaataaattataacCTCCAAAATGACTGTAAATAGTAGCAATGCGAAAGgggatttaataaaaagatcaCGAATCacgacaaataataataataaatgaacgGTTGCAGGGTCCGGATCTTCTGCAGGAGTGCTGGGACGTGCGGCGAGACGACGACTGCGTGAGCGAGCCAGGCGTCAGCGAGCCTCTTTACGACTCGATCGCCAGCCTCGCAATGGGGCAACGCGCCTCGTCCACCTCGTCGCTGCACGACCCCCTGCACCGGGCGCGTGGCGGGCCCACCCTGCCTCCCAGCAACAAGGTGTCCATGACGTGGGCCCTGCTGCGCAAGCCGTCGCACGACTTGCTGGAGACGACGCCAAAGAAGTTCGTCGAGCCCCTGATGATTCGCTCGCAGGCGGAGCTCCCCCGGCCACCCCAGCTGGCCACTCCCGCCGCCCAGAGGGTGATCAGACGCTCGAGGGCCTCCAGCCACAACGTCAGCCGCTCGCAGTCCTCCACTAACAGTTCCAGTTCAAGCCGAAATTTTGGATACGATATTAGTGATATCGACGAGTTTCTTTCAAAGGTCAGTTGTTGcttttatgataattatatagattaattgttaaaaacgaatgaaaaatttagagCATGCACTTATTTCAACTTCAATGGTTTTTTTACTGAACCGTAGTTTTGGGCAATTTTTTGTCTGCCAGagcatttataaaatttcaaagcaatgacaacaaaattaatcattttttgaatGATCATGTGGCATccgaaacttaaaaattatattaaatgttttaagttAGTCAACTTAATTCTTCGAttttactctttaaaaatttcagccagataaatttattttgtttcaaatgttttaaacaatgaagttaataaaaaattaatagaggTCTCAACCGCGTAATTTTGGGTGGCGGCTGCATGCCCGGCCTAAGCCTAATTTTGGCCCGGCGGCTGAGAATTTTTTCAGGcggaagaaatattaaaagcaaagtTTGATAGTAATTAGCAGCTCCAatggccaaaaataaaatttttcgccagcaattttcaatttttgactttttggCTGGCACAGCTTTACTAAAGTCAATTTTCCGCAACATTCTTTTttgttgtgtttatttatttctggaCAGCACCATTTAATtagtgaaaatattatttttcaggcaACCCTGCAGAACCCAGCCAACATTCCTGTGGTGCTGGCTAGTCCGTGCGTGCTGTACCAACCAGGGACGCGTCGCAGCAAGTCCGGCCGCGACACGTGGCGGCAGAACGAAAGCTCGCTGCCGCTGGGCATGGTGGTGAACGCCGTCTTCCGCAACCACAACTGGCTGTACGTGCACACTCCGCACGGCGAGGCTGGCTACGTGCGTTACCGCTCATGCCTGCCGCTGGGCATCCTGCCGAGTCCGTGCGTCTCGGCGCCCGGGACGCCGGCCCCCGGCGCCTGGGACAGCCACTCGGACGCCTTCCCCCCGCCCCCGCCACCCACCGTGCCCAACAAGGTGCGCCGCGGGGCCGCCAGCGTGTGCGAGCGCCGCAACAACAAGACTGACAACGAGAAGCTGCGGGACACCGTGTCCGagtgcggcggcagcggcggcggcgccagcAGGTCGAGACACCGCAGCAGACACCGGACGCAGCGACCCGAGGCCGCCGTGGACAGACTGTTCCTGGCCGCGCAGAGGTCCGAGTCGGAGAACACGAGGCACCGCAGGCCGAGGAGCAGCGTCGAGACGCTGCTCAAGGACGCCGAGCTCAGCTCGCGCCGCTTCCGCGCCGAGTCGGCAAACATCGACTCGGTCAGTGTGAAAGACTCAGTGTCCCAGGTGGGAGTGCGCTGTCCGAAACCAAAGTACCCGTCCTCACGCAAGATGGGCAAGCTGGAGAACTACCAGTACAGGATAGAGCAGAACCTGAGCCAGCTGAAGCCCAACCACAGGACCATCGCCCTGCAGACCGACTTCGACGAAGTGGACAGTCTGGTCAAGGACTGCGTGTCCGAGGTCGGTCGGACCAGGAGCAAGGAGATGGGCCGGTCGCGGGGCGCCATCTCCGAGTGCGGGGTGAAGGTGAAGAGCAGCAGGGCGCCGTCCAGTGCCGCCCTCAGTGAGGTGCAAATGAAAACCGAGACCCTGCTGCTGATCAGGTCGGACTACAACAGCCGCGGTCGCAACACTCTTTCCGTGTCCAAAGGTGACGTGGTCGTGCTCGTCAGTTCCAGACTCAAGGACTGGTTTTGGGTGCGCAGAACTGATGGCTGTGAGGGGTTCATTCCGGCCGTGGTTGCTGGACATGGATTTTTGTAGTGCTCCCacatttgttatttatttcagcttgTATTTCTTCAAATAAACCTCATGTtgccaatttatattttggtaGTTTAAGTGGCATTAAATTAAGACGTATTTTATCAGGCCCCATAGAGATTTCGAGctgctgaaaatgatttttttcgtgaATTATGACAAGCTATGCCAGTTTTATGTGTGAATGACAAGTTATTACCATTCCTGTGCTTAAATCACGCAGCTGAAAGATAGAAGAGAGAGAGGAACCAAATATTAGTTGGaatgtatattaaaatttaaaaaaacgttaaGAACATCTCGCAATAAAATTCTCAGgaaggtaattttaaataaaattagtggTATTTGCGTTGCTTCTCTTTGGTGGCAAATACAGCTAAATCCTCAACTTGAAGACATATAAAAATAGCTGTGTGCACTTAAAACTGAAATCCCTGACAAAGCAAATGATACTCCATCTtgtcttttcattaaaattattttttaacgataaattattttaaaattaacgtaattctctttaaaaaatatattattttcattttattaagttttacTTATCAACAATAAGtgttaaaaacttaaaaacgaAGAAGAGACCATTGTATTTCCACTACTCCATATATAAGACGCctatggtaaaaaaaaaattgaaaagaaaatccacggaataaatgaaaaatgtccaGAGATTTGCATGAGAGAGTTTTGGCAcccagaatttatttaaatcgctATGCATAATTTAAGGggcttggaaaaataattcacttgGATTAGTGTTAATACCAAAAGTTGTGGTACATgtttttttcggatttttgcagcaaaatctGTTTAATAGCGCTTTTTCTGCACAAAAGCTACATTTTCGACAGAGCTGTGGTGGAAGCCTAGCTTTAATTTGGTGTTTGAGGCTCACTTGCCACAATTGAAAGACAGCACTTGATCTCGGTAGTTGAAGTTTGTACAAAAGTCGATCTTGTGGCTCGAACCTGCCATGCACATCACTTTTTGCGGAGACTCTTGGTACGCGAGAGAGTACAAGCACGTGGCCGAGAGGGGAACCTCGGCCAGGACGCCACCGGTGAGGCTCAGGTGGGTCAGGTGATGGGAAGCACCGCCGGCAAAAATTCTGTCTCCGTGCAAGTCGGCCACGTAAATGCCTTGGTCGTCCATGCAGGTGAAGGTCTCGGCGAGGGTCATTGACCTCAGATGCCACAAAGAGAGGAAGGGGCCTCCCCCACACACCTGAACAAATTATGAGATTAGGCACAAGCCTTGGTGGCGATTTTGATGCACATTACCAGCCAATCGTCGTTGAACGAGGCAGCTCCGAGCCATTTCCCGAGAGTAGGTCGAGCTAGAGAATCGCGCTTGTATGGTACAACAGTGTGAACTTCCTTTTTCCGCCTTGGGTCCCAAATTCTCGCAGAACCATCCTCGCTGGCTGACAAGATTTTGCCGCCGCTGGTCGAAATTTGTCATTCAACTTAGGAGTTACTCATGGGGAAAAAACTTCTTACAAATTGGAAACGCTGTGGACGTAATCGTCGTGGCCCTCAAaggtttgaactaattttccCTCTCCAAGATCAATTGTGTAGACATTGTTATCTCCACAGCCAACATAAACTgtttcttgattttctttcaGACTCAAACTATTCACGTCAGGTCTGTCAACATTGTCTCTGCAAACATTTAATGATCAAATACCCAtaatgtagaaataaattaatcacgACGTACTTCAACGGAGGAATAGGAATGGACCACGCCATATCGGGCTTCTTCTGCTTCAGGATAGAGTCCCAATCATACCCAAGTATTTCTCCAACAGTTCCAATGATGAGAAAATCATCTGTGGTCGCTAAACTGCTGATTTGGTTGTCAGGACAGGGGCAGAAACGAAAGGTAGGCGTTCGATGGTTGCGATCCGTGGGCAATTCTGCTGGGGCAGTGATCTTCGGGATGCTACAAATATTCAGTGttaagacaaattaaaaataaaaagatttaaaacgAACTCACTTGAAAACTGCAATCTCTCCGTAGGTATTGGCCGCTAACAGGAAATTTCCGCATGGCGAAAATGTTTGAGCCAATATGGTTGTGTAAATATGCTTTTCTGTCATTTTGCAGCTTGATTTCTTTCACGGTTTTGCGGAGAAAAATGCAGCGTGAGAGCCTTTGTTAGAACTTTTACTCTCCTTAGGCACAGGCAGCTTGAGTTTGTTTACCTTCAATGCCGGCGGCCGGTCTGATAGGGCGTGATGGAATCATCGTTTCTAATTGGCTATGGGAAATGCACAGCACACAGTGCCATCTACGGCGGGAAAGTAATGAGAAGAGAGGCAAAAGACAGGAATGCCATTGCCGCGCGTGAcccaaaaattaagattattaataaaattggactttaattttttgctcgtaCCGGCTCGTACCAATATTTCTGTctgacaacaataaaatttgataagttAAAAgattgcaacaaaaaaatgatacgAGTGAAGTGTTGCATACtcgataaaattgttttaatcggCGCAAGGTAACGCAACTTGTTTACCGAAAGATATAATTTTGTACAACACACACGTTCCCAATCAGTTCCATAAATTCtgtattttcccttttgacCGATGAATTCTTCTTTTCAATCAAAGATAAAATGATCGATAAAATTGATAGATTATTCGGAATGATTATGTTCCTAACGCAGTATCGTAATATTTCACGTTTTCACTCTCTGTTCACTCATTAATAACCATTATCGCTTTGCACATTATTTCGTCACGTTTGCTAAAAAAACCTCCACCTCCACAATCATTTGAGTTATCTTGTGCTAAACCatgaaatgaatataaatcatttcatcatttttttaccataATCTTAAGACGGGAGAGTTTTTGcatgaatataaaattaaactaaaaataagttATATTATGCAcaacagtaaattttattacaagcTAGACGTGTTAAAACTCCTATCCATTTTATCTCTCTACAAAAATCTAATTCCAAATATTCGTGGACAGACATCAACAAGAGGATATAATATTGTAcagcgatatttttaatccagaaaaataccataaaatatttacgaaacataataaatagcaagcttttatatttaacattttaaaatatgaacacTATCCAAAAAGCATGCGGAAACGAACATAACAATATTGAGCGTCAAAAATCACTAAACACACACGAAGCTGTAGCGCCACAAAAATGTTACacagttaaattgtttttatttgtgctgCTGCGGTTTTTGGGTTTCAATCCCCGCCGTGTTAAATCTCTGCTCTACCGTGCTGACCGGCGCGTGCAACTACTGAACTGCCTGCAGACAGTATATCTTTCGAAACCAACCTCATGCACTCTTGCTCGTGCTTCGACCAGTGCTGATTCTAGAAATGAAGGTGTGAATGTGCGTGTCAGAAAAAGAGATTGGAAAGGAGAAATGAGAGGAGAAATTTTTCGCAgacaaaaaatagataaaaacaCGGTTGCCCTTTGCATAacgttcgtgccgcggaaaaaAGTCCGATCTCCAACTTGTCACTTTAATTTGTAGCTAAAGTCTGCCCGAATTTTTCACCATCGGTAAAATTGTTCGAAAtcacaaaatgttaaaaagtgAGTTTGGACAATTTTTCCGTTGGAGAAACGGACTTTCGCTACAAAGTGAAAAGTTGGGGATCAGAATTTTTCCGCGGCACAAACGATATATAATAGTGCTCCAAAGAAGGAGTTTATTTGCAAATCAGAATTGTGCAAAAAACTAACTACTCAGGTACATGGCGTAGGCAGCACAGGCGCACATTTCGTGTCCTGTGCCGTGGAAACTCATGTCGTTGCTGAAATGCTGGTGCAAACCTACCTGGCACTCGCGACTGCAGTAGGTGGCCGTCTTGCACGACGAGCACACGAACCCTGACGCCCTCTGGCACTGCAGACAGTGCCCTGTCGAGTTGCTGTGCTTGCGCGggagttgctgctgctgtgatggttgttgctgttgttgctgttgatgttgttgttgttgctgctgctgctgctgctgttgctgctggatTTTGCTGATGACGTGCTCGTTCGTGTGGGGCGGCGGGGCCCGCTGCGGGGGCggctgttgctgttgctgctgctgaaggGGCACTACGGTGATGGTCGCCTGGCTTGTGGGCCGGTGGTGTCCTGCGCCGCCTGAGTTCGCGAATCGCAGACGCTCTGGAAGCATTCCTGAAATGAcgatgattaaaattcaataatttttgtgcgTCTAATACAAATGCATTACTAACATTGCTAAATTGCCAATACCACAAaaaccttaattttaaaaataaaaaaaaaattcaaacaatatttacaagtagggctgtaaaatttagacggcccaaatatttttctgagcttccaatcgttgtGGGAACATCAATTTGGaattagtaataaaaatgaatacttagaacaaaatcaaaaaagtttttcaccaaaataagtatgttttaaattaaaagggaaaaagatGGCTCGAAATTTAAACGTCTCGCGTCAGTTTTGcaccaaaatgaaaaatagcaacgcttaaattaaaaatttcaactcctTCAAAACTGCTAAATCCGCGCAACTAAAAATGGGCCTGTTCATTTATATACAGATGTGgcactttaaaataaacagatttGAAAGGGTTTTTTACCTTCTGGTACTAGTTCCCGGCGGTAGTGCGTGGGAATGACATTGCTCTGCTGCCGTTCGCCCCTGCCGTTCCTGCTCAGGTGCGGTGGCGATGATAGTGGTATACTATTTCTCCGCGCCCGCTCAACATTCACGGGCGGCGACACTCGTTCCACCGCGGGATTGTATCTGTGCAATGGAGGCCTGGCGCCGGTGACTTGCCGGTAGGTCCTGGCTTGATTCTCGTGATGACCTGAGAATAAATGCGATTAGCCGCCTCCACGATAGTAGTGAATTGAAATAACTACTTTGTTGATACGCCTGGAAAGCCCTCTGGGCGGGCTGGGTGCTCGAGTGGTGCGCCACCGTGGGCAAGAGCATCGGCGTCCTGCTTGTGAGGTCCATGGGCCCTTCCCTTCCGTGCGGAGGCACCCCCATGGTGACGAGCTGGTATTCAGTCGGAATCGATACCTGGCCATTACTGCTGGAGGAAATCGCCGTGGTCGGAGGGTGGCTCTTCAA encodes:
- the LOC135943335 gene encoding uncharacterized protein LOC135943335 isoform X1, with product MLAQLCNPLMARRFKLAPFAQAADDQNKSIRRHSWSSVNVENNLEESGFLERRNQEEYDSAEDEEENRRRGPDLLQECWDVRRDDDCVSEPGVSEPLYDSIASLAMGQRASSTSSLHDPLHRARGGPTLPPSNKVSMTWALLRKPSHDLLETTPKKFVEPLMIRSQAELPRPPQLATPAAQRVIRRSRASSHNVSRSQSSTNSSSSSRNFGYDISDIDEFLSKATLQNPANIPVVLASPCVLYQPGTRRSKSGRDTWRQNESSLPLGMVVNAVFRNHNWLYVHTPHGEAGYVRYRSCLPLGILPSPCVSAPGTPAPGAWDSHSDAFPPPPPPTVPNKVRRGAASVCERRNNKTDNEKLRDTVSECGGSGGGASRSRHRSRHRTQRPEAAVDRLFLAAQRSESENTRHRRPRSSVETLLKDAELSSRRFRAESANIDSVSVKDSVSQVGVRCPKPKYPSSRKMGKLENYQYRIEQNLSQLKPNHRTIALQTDFDEVDSLVKDCVSEVGRTRSKEMGRSRGAISECGVKVKSSRAPSSAALSEVQMKTETLLLIRSDYNSRGRNTLSVSKGDVVVLVSSRLKDWFWVRRTDGCEGFIPAVVAGHGFL
- the LOC135943335 gene encoding uncharacterized protein LOC135943335 isoform X2, with the translated sequence MGQRASSTSSLHDPLHRARGGPTLPPSNKVSMTWALLRKPSHDLLETTPKKFVEPLMIRSQAELPRPPQLATPAAQRVIRRSRASSHNVSRSQSSTNSSSSSRNFGYDISDIDEFLSKATLQNPANIPVVLASPCVLYQPGTRRSKSGRDTWRQNESSLPLGMVVNAVFRNHNWLYVHTPHGEAGYVRYRSCLPLGILPSPCVSAPGTPAPGAWDSHSDAFPPPPPPTVPNKVRRGAASVCERRNNKTDNEKLRDTVSECGGSGGGASRSRHRSRHRTQRPEAAVDRLFLAAQRSESENTRHRRPRSSVETLLKDAELSSRRFRAESANIDSVSVKDSVSQVGVRCPKPKYPSSRKMGKLENYQYRIEQNLSQLKPNHRTIALQTDFDEVDSLVKDCVSEVGRTRSKEMGRSRGAISECGVKVKSSRAPSSAALSEVQMKTETLLLIRSDYNSRGRNTLSVSKGDVVVLVSSRLKDWFWVRRTDGCEGFIPAVVAGHGFL
- the thoc6 gene encoding THO complex subunit 6 homolog; this encodes MTEKHIYTTILAQTFSPCGNFLLAANTYGEIAVFNIPKITAPAELPTDRNHRTPTFRFCPCPDNQISSLATTDDFLIIGTVGEILGYDWDSILKQKKPDMAWSIPIPPLKDNVDRPDVNSLSLKENQETVYVGCGDNNVYTIDLGEGKLVQTFEGHDDYVHSVSNFGGKILSASEDGSARIWDPRRKKEVHTVVPYKRDSLARPTLGKWLGAASFNDDWLVCGGGPFLSLWHLRSMTLAETFTCMDDQGIYVADLHGDRIFAGGASHHLTHLSLTGGVLAEVPLSATCLYSLAYQESPQKVMCMAGSSHKIDFCTNFNYRDQVLSFNCGK